In one Roseburia intestinalis L1-82 genomic region, the following are encoded:
- a CDS encoding Rpn family recombination-promoting nuclease/putative transposase encodes MGTADMVTKEYMRENAVFADAFNYLIYNGKKVIDPAKLKEIDPTEIALPFGDEEKAGEDKKGKVQETEWSSVKNGSVRKKTAGRAGKKTDAVQKYRDILKSAVIKQDEKMSYVLLGIENQTDVHYAMPVRNAIYDALQYGRQVADIAAEHRRNKKDFTGKSNGEYLSGFLKEDCIKPVITLVIHFGAEEWDGPLSLHEMMSVSDIEILSFVENYRIHLIDPAKLTEEQLNKFSTSMREVIGYIKYSKNKDKLLEFLRTDAHRSIEMNAARVIKTITNTPIEVSEEEGEIEMCKAIEDLIAESEARGRAEGEVRGEARGRAEGETRGEAKGMIEICLDMSFSKEDILKKLQEKLNISLQQAGEYFEMYGKRTV; translated from the coding sequence ATGGGGACAGCGGACATGGTAACAAAAGAGTATATGCGGGAAAATGCCGTATTTGCAGATGCGTTTAATTATCTGATCTACAATGGGAAAAAGGTGATTGATCCGGCAAAGCTGAAAGAGATTGATCCGACAGAGATTGCATTGCCGTTTGGTGATGAAGAAAAAGCCGGTGAGGATAAGAAAGGGAAAGTGCAGGAAACAGAGTGGAGTTCTGTGAAAAATGGATCTGTGAGAAAGAAAACTGCCGGCAGAGCAGGAAAAAAAACAGATGCGGTGCAGAAATACCGCGATATTTTAAAATCAGCAGTCATCAAACAGGATGAAAAGATGTCGTATGTTTTATTAGGTATCGAGAACCAGACGGATGTTCATTATGCGATGCCCGTCAGAAATGCCATCTATGATGCCCTGCAATATGGCAGACAGGTGGCGGATATAGCTGCCGAACACCGTCGGAACAAAAAAGATTTTACAGGCAAAAGCAATGGTGAGTATTTGTCCGGATTTTTAAAGGAAGACTGCATCAAACCAGTCATCACACTTGTGATTCACTTTGGAGCAGAGGAATGGGACGGACCGTTATCTTTGCACGAAATGATGTCTGTAAGTGATATAGAAATTTTAAGTTTTGTGGAGAATTACCGGATTCATCTGATCGATCCGGCGAAGTTGACGGAAGAACAACTAAATAAATTTTCCACAAGTATGAGGGAGGTTATAGGGTATATCAAGTACTCGAAAAATAAAGATAAATTGTTAGAATTTTTGAGGACAGATGCCCATAGAAGTATTGAAATGAATGCTGCAAGAGTGATAAAGACGATTACAAATACACCGATCGAAGTATCAGAAGAAGAGGGGGAGATAGAGATGTGTAAGGCAATCGAAGATCTGATCGCGGAGAGTGAAGCGCGTGGCAGAGCAGAGGGAGAAGTTCGTGGAGAAGCGCGTGGCAGAGCAGAAGGAGAAACACGTGGAGAAGCGAAGGGCATGATAGAAATCTGCCTCGATATGAGTTTTTCCAAAGAGGATATTTTGAAAAAGTTACAGGAGAAACTAAATATATCCCTGCAGCAGGCGGGGGAGTATTTTGAGATGTATGGGAAAAGGACGGTGTAA
- a CDS encoding inositol monophosphatase family protein: protein MSVDTQKIIEIVKQVKPLFLDREGSSQIKVKGVADFVTQIDFKVQAQVKTALYELYPEIQFMGEEKDNSDIDFDGDVWILDPVDGTTNLIHDFRNSTLSLALARKGVLTLGIIYHPYSDEIFVAERGKGALLNGSPISVSKRQNFSECLISIGTSPYYRELAKENFRIFEKVFTDCADIRRLGSAALELAYVAAGRIDAYFERSLKPWDYAAGMLLVEEAGGKVTDYKGKPVDITGNSDIVAGNRAIGEILVEKYL, encoded by the coding sequence ATGAGTGTTGATACACAAAAAATCATAGAGATCGTAAAACAGGTCAAACCGTTATTTTTAGACCGTGAGGGCTCATCACAGATCAAGGTAAAGGGTGTTGCGGATTTTGTGACACAGATCGATTTTAAAGTGCAGGCGCAGGTAAAAACCGCACTCTATGAACTGTACCCGGAAATTCAGTTTATGGGGGAGGAAAAGGACAACAGCGATATTGACTTTGACGGTGATGTCTGGATCTTAGATCCGGTGGATGGGACGACCAACCTGATCCATGATTTCCGAAACAGTACACTTTCACTGGCACTTGCAAGAAAGGGTGTACTAACGCTTGGAATCATATATCATCCGTATTCTGATGAAATATTTGTGGCAGAACGGGGAAAGGGAGCATTGTTAAATGGCAGTCCAATCTCCGTCAGCAAAAGGCAGAATTTTTCCGAGTGTCTGATCTCCATAGGAACAAGTCCATATTACCGCGAACTTGCAAAAGAAAATTTTAGAATTTTTGAAAAGGTATTTACGGATTGTGCGGATATCCGAAGACTTGGTTCCGCAGCATTAGAACTTGCCTATGTGGCGGCAGGAAGAATCGATGCATACTTCGAACGCAGTTTAAAACCCTGGGATTATGCAGCCGGAATGCTCCTTGTGGAAGAAGCGGGTGGAAAAGTCACGGATTATAAAGGAAAACCGGTGGATATCACCGGAAATTCCGATATTGTGGCGGGAAACCGGGCAATCGGGGAGATCCTGGTAGAGAAATATTTGTAA
- a CDS encoding beta-galactosidase has translation MKTEKLYFGAAYYSEYLPYDRVEKDMEMMEKAGMNVIRIAESTWSTLEPQEGVYDFTHIDRMLNAAACHHISVIVGTPTYAVPTWLVKKYPDILAITQNGRERYGHRQNMDITNPDYLSHAERVIRVLMEHVKDVPHVIGYQLDNETKSYGTAGPRVQAMFVDYLKEKFPDIDEFNHEFGLDYWSNRVNDWEDFPDVRGTINQSLAAEFYKFQRSLVTKFLSWQADIVREYKRDDQFITQNFDFDWTTHSVGYQSQVDQYDAARCMTVAGADIYHPSNEELTGAEITVCGNISRSLKKDNYLILETEAQGLTPWLPYPGQLRLQAYSHIANGSNSVMYWHWHSIHNAIESYWKGVLSHDFSENETYREAVVIGNEWKKIGSHLKNLKKENKIAIMLDNASLTGFTQFPLENAGANGYNTVMRWFSDALYRLNIEYDMISSKERDFSSYECLIVPALYSAPESLLLALDSYVRNGGHLITTFRSGFSDEYLKIYPDMQPHILHECLGLHYDQFTHPHHVDIVPVQSDVMAAAQKHFSHPDDSAFSLTSSACEWMELITCDTAVPVLKYSHPAYERYAAAAKNQYGNGSTLYFGTMFENDELLESVLLSFLHETGFSGGDLSSDAPHYPLIIKRGINDSGKELCYYLNYSKDPVSVTHHGKNGVELISETAIVCGNKIDLGGWGVAVVEM, from the coding sequence ATGAAAACAGAAAAACTTTATTTTGGAGCTGCATACTATTCCGAATACCTTCCATACGACCGTGTGGAAAAGGATATGGAAATGATGGAAAAAGCAGGAATGAATGTCATCCGTATCGCGGAATCAACATGGAGTACTTTAGAGCCGCAGGAAGGCGTGTATGATTTTACACATATCGACAGAATGTTAAATGCTGCCGCATGCCACCATATTTCCGTGATCGTCGGAACACCGACCTATGCCGTACCGACATGGCTGGTAAAAAAATATCCGGACATCCTGGCAATCACCCAGAACGGCCGCGAACGATATGGCCACCGCCAGAATATGGATATCACAAACCCGGATTACCTCTCCCACGCAGAGCGTGTGATCCGCGTTCTGATGGAGCATGTGAAAGATGTGCCGCATGTGATCGGCTATCAGCTTGACAATGAAACCAAAAGTTATGGAACTGCCGGTCCCCGTGTCCAGGCAATGTTTGTGGATTATTTAAAAGAAAAATTTCCGGATATCGACGAATTTAATCATGAATTCGGTCTCGATTACTGGAGCAACCGTGTGAATGACTGGGAGGATTTCCCGGATGTCAGAGGTACGATCAATCAGAGTCTTGCCGCAGAATTTTATAAATTCCAGCGTTCGCTTGTCACAAAATTTTTGAGCTGGCAGGCTGACATTGTCCGTGAATATAAACGTGACGACCAGTTTATCACGCAGAATTTTGATTTTGACTGGACCACACACTCGGTCGGTTACCAGTCCCAGGTCGACCAGTACGATGCAGCCCGCTGCATGACAGTGGCAGGTGCTGATATTTATCATCCTTCCAATGAAGAACTGACCGGTGCTGAGATCACCGTATGTGGAAATATCTCACGAAGTCTGAAAAAAGACAATTATCTGATCTTAGAGACCGAGGCTCAGGGACTGACTCCGTGGCTTCCTTATCCGGGACAGCTCCGCCTGCAGGCATACAGCCATATCGCAAACGGCTCAAACAGTGTGATGTACTGGCACTGGCATTCGATCCACAATGCAATTGAAAGTTACTGGAAAGGTGTGCTCTCCCACGATTTTTCTGAAAATGAGACTTACCGTGAAGCTGTCGTGATCGGAAACGAATGGAAAAAGATTGGTTCTCATTTAAAAAACCTGAAAAAGGAAAATAAGATCGCTATTATGCTTGATAATGCTTCTTTAACCGGATTCACACAGTTTCCGCTTGAAAATGCCGGAGCCAACGGCTACAACACTGTGATGCGCTGGTTTTCAGATGCCCTCTACCGGTTAAATATTGAATACGATATGATTTCTTCTAAGGAACGGGATTTTTCCAGCTATGAATGTCTGATCGTACCGGCACTCTACAGTGCACCGGAATCTCTGCTTCTGGCATTAGATTCCTATGTCAGAAACGGCGGACATCTGATCACCACATTCCGAAGCGGTTTTTCCGATGAATATTTAAAGATTTATCCGGACATGCAGCCACATATCCTGCATGAATGTCTGGGACTTCACTACGATCAGTTTACACACCCGCATCATGTGGATATCGTGCCGGTTCAAAGCGATGTCATGGCGGCTGCACAGAAGCATTTTTCACATCCGGACGACTCTGCCTTTTCCCTGACCTCCTCCGCCTGTGAATGGATGGAACTTATCACCTGTGATACCGCTGTACCGGTATTAAAATACAGCCATCCGGCATATGAACGCTATGCAGCTGCTGCAAAAAATCAATATGGAAATGGTTCCACACTTTATTTTGGAACAATGTTTGAAAATGATGAACTGTTAGAATCCGTGCTTTTATCTTTCCTGCACGAAACCGGCTTTTCCGGTGGAGATCTTTCCTCAGACGCACCGCATTATCCACTCATTATAAAAAGAGGCATCAATGATTCCGGTAAAGAATTGTGCTACTATCTGAACTATTCAAAAGATCCGGTTTCTGTCACACACCACGGAAAAAACGGCGTAGAGCTGATTTCAGAAACAGCCATCGTCTGTGGAAATAAAATTGACTTAGGCGGATGGGGTGTTGCTGTGGTTGAAATGTAA
- a CDS encoding ABC transporter ATP-binding protein yields the protein MDAAQILKLFANEHIPADTEKTATAEHTSEIITMQNVNKSYKMGSGSLHVLKDISLTVEQGEYLAILGPSGSGKSTLMNIIGCMDVLDEGTYNLDGVEIEKAKEKELTNIRNQKIGFIFQKYHLIPTYNVLQNIVMPLLMRGMTLKDARDASMDTIAMLGLAERIDHKPNELSGGQQQRVAIARALVGQPAILLADEPTGALDRNSGKEVLKLFQRLSDMGNTIVMITHDLSVAEHAKRVVRIVDGELCEN from the coding sequence ATGGACGCAGCACAAATCCTAAAACTATTTGCAAATGAACATATACCGGCAGACACCGAAAAAACTGCCACAGCAGAACACACATCCGAGATCATCACCATGCAAAATGTCAACAAATCCTACAAGATGGGATCTGGTTCCCTGCATGTATTAAAAGACATTTCCCTGACCGTCGAACAGGGAGAATACCTTGCCATCTTAGGGCCATCCGGTTCCGGCAAAAGTACCCTGATGAATATCATCGGCTGCATGGATGTCTTAGACGAGGGAACCTATAACCTTGACGGTGTGGAGATCGAAAAGGCAAAGGAAAAAGAACTGACTAATATCCGCAACCAGAAGATCGGATTCATTTTCCAGAAATATCATCTGATTCCGACCTACAATGTACTTCAGAATATTGTCATGCCACTTCTGATGCGTGGAATGACCTTAAAGGATGCAAGGGATGCCAGCATGGATACCATTGCAATGTTAGGGCTTGCAGAGCGTATCGACCATAAACCGAATGAGCTTTCCGGTGGGCAGCAGCAGCGTGTTGCAATCGCGCGTGCCTTGGTCGGACAGCCGGCGATCCTCTTGGCAGATGAGCCGACCGGAGCCTTAGACCGCAACAGCGGAAAAGAAGTGCTGAAACTATTTCAGCGCCTGAGTGATATGGGAAATACGATCGTCATGATCACGCATGATTTAAGCGTTGCCGAACATGCGAAGAGAGTGGTTCGTATCGTGGATGGGGAACTCTGTGAAAATTAG
- a CDS encoding DNA alkylation repair protein, whose protein sequence is MTNEEICAWLKAEAEPKFQKFTSGLIPGTDPIIGVRIPKLRTLAKKIAKEDWRGYLEHAACDTYEEIMLQGLVLGYAKGEIDELLEYVRAFIPKIHDWSVNDCFCATFKIAQKHREKVWNFLMPYAKSDQEFEQRVVSVMLMDHFLTEEYIARVLSVWDRLDHPGYYRKMGVAWGVATAYAKYPKETHAFLLENHLDDETYNKALQKMIESYRISAEDKEILRGMKRKLQK, encoded by the coding sequence ATGACAAACGAAGAGATCTGCGCATGGCTAAAGGCAGAAGCAGAACCAAAATTTCAGAAGTTTACATCCGGTCTGATCCCCGGAACAGATCCGATCATAGGTGTGCGTATCCCAAAGCTGCGCACTCTTGCAAAAAAGATTGCAAAAGAGGACTGGCGCGGGTATTTAGAACACGCTGCCTGCGATACTTATGAGGAGATCATGCTGCAGGGACTCGTACTCGGATATGCAAAAGGAGAGATCGATGAGCTTTTGGAATATGTGCGGGCATTTATCCCGAAGATCCATGACTGGTCGGTCAATGACTGCTTTTGTGCAACTTTTAAAATTGCGCAGAAACACCGCGAAAAAGTCTGGAATTTTCTGATGCCGTATGCGAAATCGGATCAGGAATTTGAGCAGCGCGTCGTTTCAGTCATGCTGATGGATCATTTTCTAACAGAAGAATATATTGCGCGCGTGCTGTCTGTGTGGGACAGACTCGACCATCCGGGATATTACAGGAAAATGGGAGTTGCGTGGGGCGTTGCAACTGCATATGCAAAGTACCCAAAGGAAACACATGCATTTTTACTGGAGAATCATTTGGATGACGAAACATACAATAAGGCGCTCCAGAAAATGATCGAATCTTACCGGATATCGGCGGAGGATAAAGAGATATTGCGCGGAATGAAAAGGAAACTGCAAAAATAA
- a CDS encoding glycoside hydrolase family 3 C-terminal domain-containing protein: MELNQNTEKLDNYRKRAAELVGKMTLEEKVAQTLYQAPAVERLNIKAYNWWNEALHGVARAGTATVFPQAIGLAATFDEDLLEQVGDAVSTEARAKFNMQQEGKDTDIYKGLTFWAPNVNIFRDPRWGRGHETFGEDPYLTSRLGVRYIEGLQGHDENYLKAAACAKHFAVHSGPEAVRHEFDAEVTEQDLRETYLPAFEACVKEGKVEAVMGAYNRTNGVPCCGNKRLLIDILRKEWGFSGHVTSDCWAIRDFHEGHHVTGTAIESVAMAMNNGCDLNCGTLFGFLVQAVRQGLVKEERLDEAVTNLFMARMKLGVFDKKEENPYDKIPYLAADSREMKKLNEAVARRTVVLLKNKEHILPLDKNKIKTVGVIGPNADSRRALVGNYEGTASRYITVLEGIEDYVGDDVRVLYSEGCHLYKDRTSNLAQENDRMSEVLGVCKESDVVVAVLGLDAGIEGEEGDAGNEYGSGDKPDLNLPGLQEEILEAAVSCGKPVILVLLSGSALAVNWADEHVDAIVQGWYPGARGGAAIADILFGEANPEGKLPVTFYRTTEELPDFEDYSMQGRTYRYMEQEALYPFGYGLSYTEYAYQNVRFLEQEPVVSEGVTIGLSVKNTGKMDGTETVQVYVKAEHSKMPHGQLKKIVKLPLCAGEEKEINIRLESEAFMLYDENGEKILPSGHFEIFVGGMQPDSRSEKLTGKTVESLML, translated from the coding sequence ATGGAATTAAATCAGAATACAGAAAAACTGGACAATTATAGAAAACGTGCTGCAGAGCTGGTCGGGAAAATGACACTGGAAGAAAAAGTGGCACAGACTCTGTATCAGGCACCGGCGGTGGAACGGTTAAATATAAAGGCTTATAACTGGTGGAATGAGGCATTGCACGGTGTGGCGCGGGCCGGCACGGCGACGGTATTTCCACAGGCGATCGGTCTGGCGGCAACGTTTGATGAGGATCTGTTAGAGCAGGTCGGTGATGCAGTGTCGACGGAGGCACGGGCAAAGTTTAATATGCAGCAGGAGGGAAAGGATACGGATATCTATAAAGGCCTGACTTTCTGGGCACCGAATGTCAATATTTTCAGAGATCCAAGATGGGGCAGAGGACATGAGACGTTTGGGGAAGACCCATATCTGACCAGCCGTCTTGGAGTCCGCTATATTGAGGGTCTGCAGGGGCATGATGAAAATTATTTAAAGGCGGCTGCCTGTGCAAAACATTTTGCGGTACACAGCGGACCGGAAGCGGTGCGCCATGAATTTGATGCAGAGGTGACGGAGCAGGATTTAAGGGAAACATATCTTCCGGCATTTGAGGCGTGCGTAAAAGAAGGAAAAGTGGAGGCAGTGATGGGGGCATACAACCGGACGAACGGAGTGCCGTGTTGTGGAAACAAACGTCTGCTGATCGATATTCTGAGAAAAGAATGGGGATTTTCGGGGCATGTGACGTCAGACTGCTGGGCAATCCGTGATTTCCATGAGGGACATCATGTGACAGGCACTGCGATTGAATCGGTTGCGATGGCGATGAATAACGGCTGTGACTTAAACTGTGGTACTCTGTTTGGATTTTTAGTTCAGGCGGTGAGACAGGGACTGGTCAAAGAAGAACGCTTAGACGAGGCTGTCACAAATCTGTTTATGGCGAGGATGAAACTTGGTGTGTTCGATAAAAAAGAAGAAAACCCATACGATAAAATCCCTTATCTTGCCGCAGACAGCAGAGAGATGAAAAAATTAAATGAGGCGGTGGCAAGACGAACCGTTGTCCTGCTAAAAAATAAGGAGCATATATTACCGCTTGATAAAAATAAAATAAAAACGGTTGGCGTGATCGGACCAAATGCGGACAGCAGACGCGCGTTAGTCGGCAATTATGAGGGAACGGCATCACGTTACATTACTGTGTTAGAGGGGATTGAAGATTATGTCGGCGACGATGTGAGGGTGCTCTATTCGGAGGGCTGCCATCTTTATAAGGACCGCACCAGCAATCTGGCACAGGAAAATGACCGCATGTCAGAAGTACTTGGCGTATGCAAGGAGAGTGATGTGGTTGTCGCAGTGCTGGGACTTGACGCGGGCATTGAGGGAGAAGAGGGAGATGCCGGCAATGAGTACGGCAGTGGTGACAAACCGGATCTGAACCTGCCGGGACTGCAGGAGGAGATCTTAGAGGCTGCTGTATCCTGTGGCAAGCCTGTTATTTTAGTTCTGCTATCGGGAAGTGCACTTGCGGTGAACTGGGCGGATGAGCATGTAGATGCGATCGTACAGGGCTGGTATCCGGGGGCAAGAGGCGGAGCTGCCATTGCGGATATTTTATTTGGGGAAGCAAACCCGGAAGGAAAACTGCCGGTCACATTTTACCGTACCACGGAAGAACTGCCGGATTTCGAGGACTATTCCATGCAGGGAAGAACTTACCGGTATATGGAACAGGAAGCATTGTATCCGTTTGGCTATGGGCTTTCCTACACAGAGTATGCATATCAAAATGTGAGATTTTTAGAGCAGGAACCAGTGGTGTCAGAAGGAGTGACGATCGGTCTGTCTGTAAAAAATACCGGAAAAATGGATGGGACTGAGACAGTGCAGGTCTACGTGAAGGCAGAACATTCAAAGATGCCGCATGGCCAGTTAAAAAAGATCGTAAAACTTCCACTCTGTGCCGGGGAAGAAAAAGAAATCAATATCCGGCTGGAATCAGAGGCATTTATGCTGTATGATGAAAACGGTGAAAAGATCCTGCCGTCCGGACACTTCGAGATTTTTGTCGGAGGCATGCAGCCGGATTCACGCAGTGAGAAACTCACAGGAAAAACAGTGGAAAGTCTGATGTTATGA
- a CDS encoding ABC transporter permease, which yields MKPSELLRLVWINITQNKFKTIMTSIGIIVGAATIVMVIAIGKGGQEDVADQFKNLNAGAIDISYDGGDKNRGGNQSSDDSSDSGMMMMPSGSGAPSGSSSSGGSGASGGPSGGFTGGGDSSGGGPSGGPEGGNGGDGGGMPGDMGGFFGGGSDMEDRMNQENITLDEDDVDDIETFVSGISAATISYMTRSTVDGGDLDEAQTYSIAGVKDSYAAISNLSLAVGDFITESDDENKEKVCVLGASIAEEIFGSAIDAYGSVIYIDDRSYVVNGVLSSMGTVASGISPDDSVFIPYATGVKYLVGTNVSPTITVIAEDVSNVSGVTEEITEVLATSYPNAEFTFEDAGSKMEAASASNEILTMLLMAMAAIVFVVGGIGIMNVLFVSVKERTNEIGILKAIGCSQRNILFEFLAEAAAISLIGGVLGIVSSLLVTPVAQYLGVRVELTPAAFLIALLFALITGTLFGFYPAYKASKLVPVEALGAE from the coding sequence ATGAAACCATCGGAATTATTAAGACTTGTCTGGATCAATATTACCCAGAATAAATTTAAAACAATCATGACGTCGATCGGTATCATTGTCGGCGCGGCAACGATCGTGATGGTGATTGCCATCGGAAAAGGCGGTCAGGAGGATGTGGCAGACCAGTTTAAAAACTTAAATGCAGGTGCAATCGATATTTCCTATGACGGCGGTGATAAAAACCGTGGTGGAAATCAAAGTTCCGATGACTCATCAGACTCAGGAATGATGATGATGCCTTCCGGCAGCGGTGCACCATCCGGCAGCAGTTCATCGGGAGGGTCAGGGGCTTCCGGTGGACCTTCGGGAGGATTTACGGGCGGTGGCGACTCTTCCGGCGGTGGACCGTCGGGTGGCCCCGAAGGTGGAAATGGTGGTGACGGAGGCGGCATGCCGGGTGACATGGGTGGCTTCTTTGGCGGCGGCAGTGATATGGAAGACCGCATGAACCAGGAAAATATCACGTTAGATGAAGATGACGTGGACGATATTGAAACTTTTGTCTCCGGGATCTCGGCGGCAACGATCTCCTATATGACAAGGTCTACCGTGGATGGCGGTGATCTCGATGAGGCACAGACCTACTCGATCGCCGGAGTCAAGGACAGCTATGCAGCTATCAGTAATCTCAGTCTTGCAGTCGGAGATTTTATCACAGAATCCGATGATGAGAATAAAGAAAAAGTCTGCGTGCTAGGCGCTTCTATTGCGGAAGAGATCTTTGGAAGTGCAATCGATGCATATGGCAGTGTGATCTATATCGATGACCGATCTTATGTGGTAAACGGGGTGCTTTCTTCTATGGGTACGGTGGCTTCCGGTATCAGCCCGGATGATTCCGTTTTCATTCCGTATGCGACCGGGGTGAAATATTTAGTGGGAACGAATGTAAGTCCGACTATCACCGTGATCGCGGAGGATGTAAGCAATGTGTCCGGTGTCACGGAGGAGATCACGGAAGTGCTTGCAACTTCCTATCCGAATGCAGAATTTACCTTTGAGGATGCGGGAAGCAAGATGGAAGCTGCATCGGCGTCCAATGAGATATTGACGATGCTTCTGATGGCTATGGCAGCCATTGTATTTGTGGTCGGTGGTATCGGCATCATGAACGTATTGTTTGTATCTGTCAAAGAGCGCACCAATGAGATCGGTATTTTAAAGGCAATCGGCTGCTCCCAGAGGAATATTTTGTTTGAATTTTTAGCGGAGGCGGCTGCAATCAGTCTGATCGGCGGCGTGCTTGGCATTGTGTCAAGCCTGCTCGTCACTCCTGTGGCACAGTATCTTGGTGTGCGTGTTGAACTGACACCGGCAGCATTCCTGATTGCACTGCTGTTTGCACTCATCACGGGAACACTGTTTGGATTCTATCCGGCGTATAAGGCGTCGAAACTGGTGCCGGTGGAGGCGCTGGGGGCAGAGTAA
- a CDS encoding Rpn family recombination-promoting nuclease/putative transposase translates to MGTADIVTKEYMRENTVFADAFNYLIYNGKKVIDPANLKEIDPTEIALPFDDEEKAGKEKDGEDKNRKAQGTEWSSVKNESVRKKTAGRAGKKTDTVQRYRDLLKFAVIKQDERTSYILLGIENQTDVHYAMPVRNAIYDALQYGRQVADIAAGHRRNKNDFSGKNNGEYLSGFLKEDHIRPVITLVIHFGAEEWDGPLSLHEMMSTRDMELLSFVENYRIHLIDPAKLTEEQLNKFSTSMREVIGYIKYSKNKDKLLEFLRTDTHRSIEMNAVRVIKTITNTPIEVSEEEEEIEMCKAIEDLIAESEARGRAEGEVRGRAEGETRGEAKGMIEICLDMSFSKEDILKKLQEKLNISLQQAGEYFEMYGKHIV, encoded by the coding sequence ATGGGGACAGCGGACATCGTAACAAAAGAGTATATGAGGGAAAATACCGTATTTGCGGATGCATTTAATTACCTGATTTACAATGGAAAAAAGGTGATTGACCCGGCAAATCTGAAAGAGATCGATCCGACAGAGATTGCACTGCCGTTTGATGATGAAGAAAAAGCCGGTAAAGAAAAAGATGGTGAAGATAAGAATAGAAAAGCGCAGGGAACAGAGTGGAGTTCTGTGAAAAATGAATCAGTGAGAAAGAAAACTGCCGGCAGAGCAGGCAAAAAAACAGATACAGTGCAGAGATACCGTGATCTTTTAAAATTTGCGGTAATCAAACAGGATGAAAGAACGTCCTATATTCTTTTGGGCATCGAAAACCAGACGGATGTCCATTATGCGATGCCTGTCAGAAATGCCATCTATGATGCCCTGCAATATGGCAGACAGGTGGCGGACATAGCTGCCGGACACCGCCGGAACAAAAATGATTTTTCGGGAAAAAATAATGGTGAGTATCTGTCCGGATTTTTAAAGGAAGATCATATCAGACCGGTGATCACACTTGTGATTCATTTTGGAGCAGAGGAATGGGATGGTCCGTTATCATTGCACGAAATGATGTCGACAAGAGATATGGAACTCTTAAGTTTTGTGGAGAATTACCGGATTCATCTGATCGATCCGGCGAAGTTGACGGAAGAACAACTAAATAAATTTTCCACAAGTATGAGGGAGGTTATAGGGTATATCAAGTACTCGAAAAATAAAGATAAATTGTTAGAATTTTTGAGGACAGATACCCATAGAAGCATAGAAATGAATGCGGTAAGAGTGATAAAGACGATCACGAATACACCGATTGAAGTATCAGAAGAAGAGGAGGAGATAGAGATGTGTAAGGCAATCGAAGATCTGATCGCGGAGAGCGAAGCACGTGGCAGAGCAGAGGGAGAAGTTCGTGGCAGAGCAGAAGGAGAAACACGGGGAGAAGCGAAGGGCATGATAGAAATCTGCCTCGATATGAGTTTTTCCAAAGAGGATATTTTGAAAAAGTTACAGGAAAAATTAAATATATCCCTGCAGCAGGCGGGGGAGTATTTTGAGATGTATGGGAAACATATTGTTTAA